Proteins from a single region of Chryseobacterium sp. T16E-39:
- a CDS encoding TolC family protein: MNMMENLKTKSILTAIAASLVLASCKAPMATVIKDEVKENVPQNFGENNQQDANANSGTTPWRQFFTDPNLVTLIETALKNNQELMITLQEIEIAKSGVLYKKGKLSPTVATSIGAGVKKSGRYTSEGAGDATTEIEPGREMPDPLGNFEGGLMANWEVDIWKKLRTEKESAVAHYLSTVEGKNFVLSNLIEEVADSYYELLSLDNQLDIIQQYIKLQEKALEISKIQKQAAAATELAVKKFEAELAKSKATEYTIRQQITEKENGINALLGRFPQPIVRTKESFMSTIPQTVYTGIPSQLLANRPDIKQAELELKSAKLDVEAARKEFYPSLEISATLGLEAFKPSYLVKMPESIAYNLVGEVAGPLINKTAIKANFQTADAKQIQALYEYDKTILNAYLDVANLMSKVKNIDQYYKLKSEETHALDQSIDIANQLFRNSRADYLEVLLNQRDALDAKMELVEAKEKQLSTVVDIYKSLGGGWK, encoded by the coding sequence ATGAACATGATGGAAAATTTGAAGACTAAATCAATACTCACAGCCATTGCAGCATCACTTGTTTTAGCAAGTTGTAAAGCTCCTATGGCGACAGTTATAAAAGACGAGGTAAAAGAGAATGTACCTCAGAATTTTGGTGAAAACAACCAACAGGATGCGAACGCTAATAGTGGTACGACCCCCTGGAGACAGTTTTTTACAGATCCTAATCTGGTAACCCTAATCGAGACTGCCCTGAAAAATAATCAGGAGCTGATGATTACCCTGCAGGAAATTGAAATTGCAAAAAGTGGAGTCCTTTATAAGAAAGGTAAATTAAGTCCTACAGTTGCAACCTCAATAGGCGCAGGAGTTAAAAAGTCCGGCCGGTATACCAGTGAAGGGGCTGGTGATGCAACGACTGAAATTGAACCCGGAAGAGAAATGCCGGACCCACTGGGGAATTTTGAAGGAGGCTTGATGGCTAACTGGGAAGTTGATATCTGGAAAAAATTAAGAACTGAAAAAGAATCTGCGGTGGCTCATTATCTGTCCACTGTAGAAGGTAAAAACTTTGTTCTTTCCAACCTTATCGAGGAAGTGGCAGATAGTTATTACGAACTGTTGTCGCTTGATAACCAACTGGATATTATTCAGCAATATATTAAACTTCAGGAAAAAGCGCTTGAGATCTCTAAAATTCAGAAGCAGGCGGCTGCAGCCACAGAATTGGCTGTTAAGAAATTTGAGGCTGAATTGGCAAAATCAAAAGCTACTGAATACACGATCCGTCAGCAGATCACTGAAAAGGAAAATGGAATCAATGCTCTTTTAGGAAGATTTCCTCAGCCGATTGTAAGAACGAAAGAGAGCTTTATGTCAACAATTCCACAAACGGTTTACACAGGGATTCCTTCGCAGTTATTAGCGAATCGTCCCGACATAAAACAGGCTGAATTAGAATTGAAATCTGCAAAACTGGATGTAGAAGCTGCCAGAAAAGAATTTTATCCTTCTCTAGAAATATCAGCCACATTAGGTTTGGAAGCATTTAAGCCATCTTACCTGGTGAAAATGCCGGAATCTATCGCGTATAATCTGGTAGGAGAGGTAGCAGGTCCATTAATCAATAAAACAGCGATTAAAGCTAATTTTCAGACTGCTGACGCAAAACAGATCCAGGCATTGTATGAGTATGATAAAACAATTTTAAATGCTTATCTGGACGTAGCCAATCTAATGTCAAAGGTTAAGAATATAGATCAGTACTATAAGCTGAAATCAGAAGAAACGCATGCCTTGGATCAATCCATAGATATTGCCAATCAGCTATTCAGAAATTCAAGAGCAGATTATCTTGAAGTACTTTTAAATCAAAGAGATGCCTTAGATGCCAAAATGGAATTGGTAGAGGCTAAAGAAAAACAGCTGAGTACAGTTGTTGATATTTATAAGAGCTTAGGCGGAGGCTGGAAGTGA
- a CDS encoding helix-turn-helix domain-containing protein, with protein sequence MIKKLLFIFSLVIFKLFFSQEGYSDYYKLRVKYEDFEENNTKAFPYIQTYINKAKKDKNYEKLLQGYKDGVFYSSSNEKKLVYADSAIWAARLSENKDLISTAYIEKGVVYYYHYKRFQAALNEYLQAYEYSKNTKNDFLRYQNLYHIGVVKSYLGYYEEASKLFEQCIAYYKPKSQSALHPNEVYNNKKGYLNSLHQLIICYRNLHKYKEADLAIQTGLDEVNNDRDYAQEKGYFLLSKGISEYDKKNYVAAKDYLKQCIPSLSNGGDFARLSVDYFYVGKSYAGLDKNTESISYFTKVDSIFQKHQFILPELRENYELLIKHYKEEGNQKQQLYFTSQLLKADSIISKDFIYLSSKIHKEYDTKALLEEKRKLEKANSWGSIIIGGLIVVAIILLILLIVRYKREKYIQQKYILLEEKFSLQQTVVSEESFVNIDVEEKKTGLDENKVEELLTKLKVFEDKKEYTQKGLTINKLAGQLGTNSNYLSQVINDCKGVNFNKYLSELRINYITGLLFENKEYLKYRIETLAKECGIASRQNFSDLFYEINGIRPTDFIRKRRQELDNKNNFSAFNPA encoded by the coding sequence GTGATAAAAAAACTGCTTTTTATATTTTCTTTAGTAATTTTTAAACTTTTCTTTTCTCAAGAGGGGTATAGTGATTATTATAAGTTGCGCGTTAAATATGAAGATTTCGAAGAAAATAATACGAAGGCTTTTCCTTACATTCAAACGTATATCAATAAGGCGAAAAAAGACAAAAACTATGAAAAGCTTCTTCAGGGCTATAAGGATGGAGTTTTCTATTCTTCTTCCAATGAAAAAAAACTTGTGTATGCTGACAGCGCGATATGGGCGGCCAGATTATCTGAGAATAAGGACCTCATAAGCACTGCCTATATAGAAAAGGGAGTTGTATACTATTACCATTATAAGAGATTCCAGGCAGCATTAAATGAATATCTTCAGGCATACGAGTATTCTAAGAATACAAAAAATGATTTCCTGAGATACCAGAATTTGTATCATATTGGTGTTGTAAAGAGCTATCTCGGATATTATGAAGAAGCTTCGAAGCTTTTTGAACAGTGTATTGCGTATTATAAGCCCAAATCTCAGTCAGCTTTACACCCCAATGAAGTATATAACAATAAGAAGGGTTATCTTAATAGTTTACATCAACTCATCATTTGCTATCGCAATCTTCATAAATATAAAGAAGCAGATCTTGCTATACAGACAGGGCTTGATGAAGTAAATAATGATCGTGACTACGCACAGGAAAAAGGATATTTTTTACTCTCAAAAGGGATTTCAGAATATGATAAAAAAAATTATGTAGCGGCAAAAGATTATTTAAAACAATGCATTCCTTCTCTTAGTAATGGTGGAGATTTCGCGAGGCTTTCAGTTGATTATTTTTATGTAGGTAAAAGTTATGCCGGATTAGATAAGAATACAGAATCCATTTCTTATTTTACTAAAGTTGATTCCATTTTTCAGAAACATCAATTCATTCTTCCGGAACTTAGGGAGAATTATGAGCTATTGATCAAACATTATAAAGAGGAGGGCAATCAGAAGCAACAGCTCTATTTTACAAGTCAGCTCTTAAAAGCAGACAGTATCATCTCAAAAGACTTTATTTATTTGTCGAGTAAGATTCATAAAGAATATGACACAAAAGCATTGCTTGAAGAAAAGAGAAAACTTGAGAAAGCAAATTCCTGGGGAAGTATTATTATCGGAGGATTGATTGTGGTGGCAATTATTCTTTTAATTCTTTTAATCGTAAGATATAAAAGAGAAAAGTATATTCAACAGAAATATATTCTTTTAGAAGAAAAATTTAGCTTACAACAAACTGTGGTTTCAGAAGAATCTTTTGTTAATATAGATGTAGAAGAAAAAAAGACAGGATTGGATGAAAACAAAGTTGAAGAATTATTGACGAAATTGAAGGTTTTTGAAGATAAAAAAGAGTATACGCAAAAAGGACTTACTATCAATAAACTTGCCGGTCAGTTGGGAACTAATTCCAATTATCTCTCACAGGTTATTAACGACTGTAAAGGAGTCAATTTTAATAAATACTTAAGCGAACTGCGCATCAATTATATAACCGGGCTTTTATTTGAAAATAAGGAATACCTTAAATATAGAATAGAAACCCTGGCAAAAGAATGTGGAATAGCATCGAGGCAAAATTTCTCAGATTTATTTTATGAAATTAATGGGATCCGCCCTACCGATTTTATCAGAAAAAGAAGACAGGAACTTGACAATAAAAATAATTTTTCGGCTTTCAATCCGGCTTAA
- a CDS encoding M20/M25/M40 family metallo-hydrolase, whose translation MKKILLAIVAIIVVIVAILLIKTFTYPFKKNSTNTVPETKWVKNDSAIQRLSGGIKIPTVSGGDLDVFNYEPFAQFKEYLKKSYPLVYQNTENYEVNTYGLVFRLKGSKANLEPILFLSHMDVVPPGDADIINNDQNIFRPDDKALPGVTKVAEDWDFAPFSGAVANGRIYGRGAIDMKGMLFSLMESLTNMIKSGKVPQRDIYLAFGFDEEVGGRKGAKQIAKHFKDKGLVFDAVYDEGGLILQKGGIKGIDADVAVIGCAEKGFLSAKIKVKGLGGHSSMPPMESAIGKAAVIMQRLENDQMKPTITPLIKEFFDNIGGTMSFANRLAISNQWLLKSVLLSQLAKNNSTNALIRSTTALTMMKGSDGTNVLSPEVEFVVNFRLLSGNSVKDIRDHIAKATKGFDVEVEEIDNTREASAVSPTNVKAYQIIEQGIREVYPNSITTPYLTIAGTDAYKYQIVSKNIYRFMPIRITDAEKQSIHSTNEYISIENYMKMIHYFEFIMKNYDR comes from the coding sequence ATGAAAAAAATTCTTTTGGCAATTGTAGCCATTATAGTTGTTATCGTTGCTATACTTTTGATTAAAACATTTACGTATCCATTTAAAAAAAACAGTACCAATACAGTTCCTGAAACAAAATGGGTAAAAAATGATTCTGCAATCCAAAGACTTTCCGGTGGAATTAAAATCCCAACAGTGTCTGGAGGTGACCTCGACGTTTTCAATTATGAGCCGTTTGCTCAATTCAAAGAATACCTGAAGAAATCTTACCCTCTGGTATATCAAAATACCGAAAATTATGAAGTCAATACCTATGGATTGGTTTTTAGGCTAAAAGGAAGCAAGGCAAATCTTGAACCCATTCTTTTTCTCTCACATATGGATGTAGTACCACCTGGAGATGCTGATATCATAAACAATGATCAGAATATTTTCAGACCCGATGATAAAGCTTTACCAGGCGTGACAAAAGTTGCAGAAGATTGGGATTTTGCACCTTTTTCAGGAGCCGTTGCTAACGGAAGGATCTATGGAAGAGGGGCAATTGATATGAAGGGAATGTTGTTTTCTTTGATGGAATCTCTTACAAACATGATAAAAAGCGGGAAGGTTCCACAGCGGGATATCTATTTGGCTTTTGGTTTTGATGAAGAAGTAGGAGGAAGAAAAGGGGCTAAGCAAATTGCCAAGCATTTTAAAGATAAAGGTTTGGTATTCGATGCAGTATATGATGAGGGTGGTTTGATTTTACAGAAGGGAGGGATCAAAGGGATTGATGCTGATGTGGCTGTAATTGGTTGTGCGGAAAAAGGATTTCTTTCTGCAAAGATAAAAGTAAAAGGCCTGGGGGGACATTCCTCAATGCCGCCAATGGAAAGTGCTATTGGTAAAGCGGCTGTTATTATGCAGAGATTGGAGAATGATCAGATGAAACCAACGATTACTCCACTTATTAAGGAATTCTTTGATAACATTGGAGGGACGATGTCATTTGCAAATAGACTTGCTATTTCAAATCAGTGGCTCTTAAAATCCGTATTGCTCTCTCAGCTGGCTAAAAATAATTCTACGAATGCATTGATCCGCTCAACAACAGCACTTACAATGATGAAGGGGAGTGATGGAACAAATGTTCTTTCTCCGGAAGTTGAATTTGTAGTTAATTTCAGGCTTCTTTCGGGGAACTCTGTGAAAGACATCCGGGATCATATTGCAAAAGCAACAAAAGGTTTTGATGTTGAAGTGGAAGAAATTGATAATACCAGAGAAGCCTCTGCTGTGTCACCAACGAATGTTAAAGCATATCAGATCATTGAACAGGGAATCAGGGAAGTTTATCCGAATTCAATTACAACCCCTTATTTGACGATTGCCGGAACAGATGCTTATAAATACCAGATCGTTAGCAAGAATATTTATAGATTTATGCCCATCAGGATTACCGATGCCGAAAAACAAAGTATTCACAGTACCAACGAATACATCAGCATAGAAAACTATATGAAAATGATTCACTACTTTGAATTTATCATGAAAAATTATGATAGGTAG
- a CDS encoding DUF4861 family protein: MRSIQWTLIMVSMTSLFNAQQSTLLLKLQIRNTLTISRNTESIEIPSKKVRLLAGKNFSIIEAATKKEIPYQWLSNGDLLIQDDFNAKEIKKIEFYQTPPKSVDAKVYGRFVPERLEDFAWENDKIAFRMYGKELEKVPEQNGWGMDAWAKRTHRMVINEWYKQNNYHQDNGDGLDFFQVGRTLGAGDILPFISDDFVYLGNYTSYKIVEEGPLRFTFDLTYSQVKKNGYEISAVKRISLDAGSQLNKSVIKYEFKGEQTLPLFAGIVHWDGKGEKIIDQDNHLAAYWPENSKNGIVGTAIIFPNANYTITDKNKHLGSEIILKNKQTITFYAGAAWDKAGEITSAKDWQKYLQEFSLKLKYPIQISEY; encoded by the coding sequence ATGAGATCAATACAATGGACCTTAATAATGGTGAGCATGACATCATTATTTAATGCTCAACAATCCACCCTATTATTGAAATTACAAATCAGGAATACCCTTACTATTTCCCGAAATACCGAATCAATAGAAATCCCTTCCAAAAAAGTAAGACTTCTAGCTGGTAAAAACTTCAGTATCATTGAGGCTGCGACAAAAAAGGAAATACCCTATCAATGGCTTTCAAATGGAGATCTCCTTATCCAGGATGATTTTAATGCGAAGGAGATAAAAAAAATAGAATTTTACCAGACACCACCAAAATCTGTGGATGCTAAAGTATATGGACGCTTTGTACCGGAACGTCTGGAGGATTTTGCCTGGGAAAATGATAAGATCGCTTTTCGGATGTACGGAAAAGAATTAGAAAAAGTCCCGGAACAAAACGGATGGGGAATGGATGCCTGGGCGAAGAGAACCCATCGAATGGTGATCAACGAATGGTATAAACAAAACAATTATCACCAGGACAATGGAGATGGCCTGGATTTCTTTCAGGTTGGAAGAACTTTGGGAGCTGGAGATATTTTGCCTTTTATATCTGATGACTTTGTTTATCTTGGAAATTACACTTCATATAAAATTGTTGAGGAGGGCCCGCTTCGATTTACATTTGATCTTACCTATTCTCAAGTCAAAAAGAATGGGTATGAAATTTCTGCTGTAAAAAGAATCAGTCTGGATGCAGGTTCACAACTGAACAAATCCGTTATCAAATATGAATTTAAGGGTGAACAAACGCTTCCTCTTTTTGCAGGTATTGTTCATTGGGATGGTAAGGGTGAAAAAATAATAGATCAGGACAATCATTTAGCAGCTTATTGGCCGGAAAATTCAAAAAATGGGATTGTGGGAACAGCTATTATTTTCCCTAATGCGAACTATACTATTACAGATAAAAACAAACATCTGGGCTCAGAAATTATCTTAAAAAATAAACAGACCATCACCTTCTATGCGGGAGCTGCCTGGGACAAAGCAGGCGAAATCACCTCAGCAAAGGACTGGCAAAAGTATCTTCAGGAATTTTCTCTTAAACTGAAATATCCTATACAGATATCCGAATATTAA
- a CDS encoding glycoside hydrolase family 88 protein — protein sequence MTLQKTITSVFLAISTVMISQNKKQMSELIQSEFQFADKQYKYLMKEIPEDKMPQSYNSSTEKVTTKDITWWCSGFYPGSLWLIYEQTSDPEIKKEAEKRLQLIEPNKTFTRDHDLGFMMFNSFGNAYRVTRDPKYKAVILKSAESLSTRFYPGMQAILSWDKMADFKGPVIIDNMMNLEMLMWAAKNGGSIKTEEVAIAHANTTIKNHFRPDYSSYHVIDYDVKTGEVLGKKTFQGYSDSSAWARGQGWALYGYTMMYRFTKNQKYLDQARHIAKFILDNPALPEDKIPYWDFNDPKIPEVPKDASAGAIIASALLELGQYVNKSEKKNYVDSARKILVSLSGENYQSKLGENGGFLLKHSTGGLPLHSEIDVPLIYADYYFLEALKRYKDWYLN from the coding sequence ATGACTTTACAAAAAACTATAACATCAGTATTTCTGGCTATCAGCACGGTAATGATCTCCCAAAATAAGAAACAAATGTCCGAACTCATTCAGAGTGAGTTTCAATTTGCTGATAAGCAATATAAATATTTAATGAAGGAGATTCCCGAGGATAAAATGCCCCAATCCTACAATTCTTCTACTGAAAAAGTTACCACTAAAGATATTACCTGGTGGTGTTCAGGTTTTTACCCCGGATCATTGTGGCTGATTTATGAGCAGACCAGCGATCCTGAAATCAAAAAAGAAGCAGAGAAAAGACTTCAATTAATAGAGCCAAATAAAACATTTACGAGAGATCATGATTTAGGATTTATGATGTTCAATAGTTTTGGAAATGCATACAGGGTTACCAGGGATCCAAAATATAAGGCTGTCATCCTCAAATCAGCTGAATCATTATCAACCCGGTTCTATCCGGGAATGCAAGCTATTTTGTCCTGGGATAAAATGGCTGATTTTAAAGGTCCGGTAATTATTGACAATATGATGAACCTGGAAATGCTGATGTGGGCGGCAAAAAATGGTGGGAGCATAAAAACTGAAGAAGTAGCAATTGCTCATGCAAATACGACCATAAAAAATCATTTCCGTCCTGATTACAGCTCTTATCATGTTATTGACTACGATGTAAAGACAGGTGAAGTTTTAGGCAAAAAAACATTTCAGGGCTATTCAGATTCCTCAGCCTGGGCGAGAGGACAAGGCTGGGCATTATATGGATATACGATGATGTATCGTTTTACGAAGAACCAAAAATATTTGGATCAGGCCCGTCATATCGCAAAATTCATTTTGGATAACCCTGCCCTTCCAGAAGATAAAATTCCTTACTGGGATTTCAATGACCCAAAAATCCCGGAAGTTCCAAAAGATGCCTCTGCCGGAGCAATTATAGCTTCTGCTTTATTGGAATTGGGTCAGTATGTAAATAAAAGTGAAAAGAAAAATTATGTAGATAGTGCCAGAAAAATTCTTGTAAGCTTATCTGGAGAGAACTATCAGTCCAAACTCGGAGAAAATGGAGGATTCCTTTTAAAACACAGCACAGGAGGATTGCCCCTTCACTCAGAAATTGATGTTCCTTTGATCTATGCGGATTATTATTTTCTGGAAGCTTTAAAAAGATATAAAGACTGGTATTTAAACTAA
- a CDS encoding asparaginase: MKRKVLLIYTGGTIGMEKDYETGSLRAFDFGNIFEKMPEMKLMECEVFVHPFAKPLDSSDMGPEEWKIIAHYIHKNYDNYDGFLVLHGTDTMSYTASALSFMLKGLKKPVIFTGSQLPIGDLRTDAKENLLTSLYYASLYENDEAVIQEVAIYFEYKLLRGNRTLKYSAEYFDAYSSPNYPILGQSGVHLNIIKDNLYRCDPNVEFHVDDHISEDILFWRIFPGMHLSYFKEIPKMKVLILQVFGSGTIFSSEKTQQTLEEIRNNGTEIVVVSQCISGGISFGKYENSNIFSRIGAISGKDMTAETAITKAMHLVDNPNYSGNFADNFSKSLCGEITD, from the coding sequence ATGAAACGAAAAGTTCTGTTGATATATACTGGTGGTACTATTGGTATGGAGAAAGATTATGAAACCGGAAGCCTTCGTGCGTTTGATTTTGGAAATATCTTTGAAAAAATGCCCGAAATGAAACTAATGGAATGTGAAGTTTTTGTTCATCCTTTTGCCAAACCACTTGATTCTTCAGATATGGGGCCAGAAGAATGGAAAATTATCGCCCATTACATTCATAAAAATTACGATAATTATGACGGCTTTTTGGTTCTTCACGGAACAGATACTATGTCTTATACCGCTTCTGCTTTAAGTTTCATGTTAAAAGGGCTAAAGAAACCCGTTATTTTTACAGGTTCCCAACTGCCAATAGGTGATTTGAGGACGGATGCAAAAGAAAATCTTCTCACAAGTTTATATTATGCCAGTCTGTACGAAAATGACGAAGCGGTTATTCAGGAGGTTGCCATCTATTTCGAATATAAATTACTAAGAGGAAACAGAACTTTGAAATATTCTGCTGAATATTTCGATGCGTATTCGAGTCCGAACTATCCTATCCTCGGACAATCGGGAGTACATCTGAATATTATAAAAGATAATCTATATCGTTGTGATCCCAACGTAGAATTTCATGTTGATGATCACATTTCAGAAGATATCTTATTCTGGAGAATTTTTCCGGGAATGCATCTTAGCTATTTTAAAGAAATCCCTAAAATGAAAGTTCTTATTCTCCAGGTTTTTGGTTCGGGAACCATTTTCAGCAGCGAAAAAACCCAACAAACTCTGGAAGAAATCCGAAATAACGGAACTGAAATCGTAGTGGTAAGTCAGTGTATATCAGGCGGTATTTCGTTTGGGAAATATGAAAACAGTAATATTTTCTCCAGAATCGGAGCGATCAGTGGCAAAGATATGACGGCAGAAACTGCGATAACAAAAGCAATGCATTTAGTGGATAACCCAAACTACTCTGGGAATTTTGCTGATAACTTCTCTAAAAGTCTTTGTGGAGAAATTACAGACTAA